One window of the Mycobacterium sp. SVM_VP21 genome contains the following:
- the rimI gene encoding ribosomal protein S18-alanine N-acetyltransferase, with protein MGALTNIDADRCAELESQLFPGDDPWPAEAFSRAIGARDSHYVAARIGDAVVGYGGIARLGRTAPFEYEVHTIGVDKAHQGRGIGRRLLADLLEYAAGGIVYLEVRTDNAPAIALYRDVGFVETGLRKRYYRNGADAYTMRREALS; from the coding sequence TTGGGGGCGCTGACCAACATCGACGCCGACCGTTGCGCCGAGCTGGAGTCGCAACTGTTCCCCGGTGATGACCCGTGGCCGGCGGAGGCGTTCAGCCGGGCGATCGGCGCGCGCGACAGCCACTACGTCGCCGCCCGAATCGGTGACGCCGTAGTGGGTTACGGCGGAATCGCGCGGCTTGGGCGCACAGCGCCGTTCGAGTACGAGGTACACACCATCGGGGTGGACAAGGCGCATCAGGGGCGCGGCATCGGGCGGCGGCTGCTTGCAGACCTGCTGGAGTACGCCGCCGGCGGCATCGTGTACCTGGAGGTCCGCACCGACAACGCTCCGGCGATCGCGCTCTACCGCGACGTCGGCTTCGTCGAGACCGGACTGCGTAAGCGCTACTACCGCAACGGAGCCGACGCCTACACCATGCGGCGGGAGGCCCTATCGTGA
- the tsaD gene encoding tRNA (adenosine(37)-N6)-threonylcarbamoyltransferase complex transferase subunit TsaD, producing MTIVLAIESSCDETGVGITRLEADGTLTLLADEVASSVAEHTRFGGVVPEIASRAHLEALGPTMRRALATAGLGEDRRPDAVAATIGPGLAGALLVGAAAAKAYAAAWGVPFYAVNHLGGHLAADVYAHGPLPECVGLLVSGGHTHLLHVRSLGEPIVELGSTVDDAAGEAYDKVARLLGLGYPGGRVLDELARTCGREAAEIPVFPRGMTGPRDDPYVFSFSGLKTAVARYVERNPDFVPADVAAGFQESVADVLTAKAVRAATDLGVSTLLIAGGVAANSRLRELAEQRCAAAGLTLRIPPLRLCTDNGAMIASFAAHLIAAGSPPSPLDVATNPGLPVVAGQVS from the coding sequence GTGACAATAGTCCTGGCCATTGAATCCTCTTGCGACGAAACAGGTGTCGGTATCACCCGCCTGGAAGCCGACGGCACCCTGACGCTGCTGGCCGACGAGGTGGCCTCCAGCGTGGCGGAGCACACCCGGTTCGGCGGGGTGGTGCCGGAGATCGCCTCGCGGGCGCATCTGGAGGCGTTGGGGCCGACCATGCGCCGGGCGCTGGCAACGGCAGGGTTGGGAGAGGACCGCCGTCCGGATGCAGTGGCGGCCACCATCGGACCGGGACTGGCCGGGGCGCTGCTGGTGGGCGCCGCCGCGGCCAAAGCCTACGCGGCGGCCTGGGGAGTGCCGTTCTACGCCGTCAACCACCTGGGCGGACACTTGGCCGCCGACGTCTACGCGCACGGCCCGCTGCCGGAGTGCGTGGGTCTGCTGGTCTCCGGCGGCCATACCCACCTGCTGCACGTGCGGTCGCTGGGGGAGCCGATCGTCGAGCTAGGCAGCACCGTCGACGACGCCGCGGGGGAGGCCTACGACAAGGTGGCCCGGCTGCTCGGGCTGGGCTATCCGGGCGGGCGGGTGCTCGACGAGCTGGCCCGTACCTGCGGCCGGGAGGCCGCGGAGATCCCAGTGTTCCCGCGCGGCATGACCGGCCCGCGCGATGACCCGTACGTGTTCAGCTTCTCGGGCTTGAAGACCGCGGTGGCCCGCTATGTGGAGCGCAACCCCGACTTCGTCCCCGCCGACGTGGCGGCTGGCTTTCAGGAATCTGTCGCCGACGTGCTGACCGCCAAGGCGGTGCGCGCGGCCACCGATCTGGGGGTCAGCACCCTGCTGATCGCGGGCGGCGTGGCCGCCAACTCCCGGCTGCGCGAACTCGCCGAACAGCGCTGTGCGGCAGCAGGTTTGACACTGCGCATCCCGCCGCTGCGGTTGTGCACCGACAACGGGGCGATGATTGCGTCGTTCGCGGCGCACCTGATCGCCGCCGGCTCCCCGCCGTCGCCGCTGGACGTGGCCACCAACCCGGGCCTGCCGGTGGTGGCGGGCCAGGTGAGCTGA
- a CDS encoding PE-PPE domain-containing protein has protein sequence MTSQGRAGKSAVAHVVAVGLVAAGVATGQPVVHAAAALLSATGPLAGSQTALILGGTTEPTPSPEFARSAENLFLNPLGFNGGSTDSMVCYMDGTDPCSAPLQVLTTPELIQQGPSSLTAASAIVLAVENQFNANPGAFDAEHPLTIFGYSQSATAESIAMTRLAEAGIPSDALHFVFIGDPSTPTGIWQHLEAAVEALLGPSLTAYLFNLFGMTDVLGVETPNDLYSATIYGLPGDPVSNFAAVYASEGLWGALLDVLGPHVWYLGLTPEQVADATITVDGSLTYVDISDTDINGFDAWINAVFNGGAANSGIFDSLWDSLQLFVNDFF, from the coding sequence ATGACATCGCAAGGCAGAGCGGGCAAAAGCGCAGTTGCTCACGTCGTCGCCGTCGGTCTGGTAGCGGCCGGAGTCGCAACCGGCCAACCGGTCGTCCACGCCGCGGCGGCGCTGCTGTCGGCCACCGGGCCGCTGGCGGGCAGCCAAACAGCGCTCATCCTCGGCGGAACCACTGAACCCACGCCCTCACCTGAATTCGCGCGGTCCGCCGAGAACCTGTTTCTGAACCCGCTGGGTTTCAACGGTGGTTCAACCGACTCGATGGTCTGCTACATGGACGGCACCGACCCGTGCAGTGCCCCACTGCAGGTGCTGACGACACCCGAACTGATCCAGCAGGGCCCCAGCAGTCTCACGGCAGCCTCGGCGATCGTCCTCGCCGTCGAGAACCAATTCAACGCCAATCCAGGCGCTTTCGACGCCGAGCATCCGCTGACGATCTTCGGCTACTCGCAAAGCGCCACCGCCGAGTCGATCGCAATGACCCGACTGGCCGAGGCCGGCATTCCCAGCGACGCTCTGCACTTCGTGTTCATCGGCGACCCCTCCACCCCGACCGGCATCTGGCAACACCTGGAAGCGGCCGTGGAAGCGCTGCTCGGCCCCAGCTTGACGGCCTATCTGTTCAATCTTTTCGGCATGACCGATGTCCTGGGCGTCGAAACACCCAATGATCTGTATTCGGCCACCATTTACGGCCTGCCCGGCGACCCGGTCTCCAACTTTGCTGCCGTCTACGCCTCTGAAGGCCTGTGGGGTGCGCTGCTGGATGTCTTGGGCCCGCACGTGTGGTATCTCGGATTGACGCCGGAGCAGGTCGCCGACGCCACCATCACAGTCGACGGCAGCTTGACCTACGTCGATATTTCCGACACCGACATCAACGGCTTCGACGCCTGGATCAATGCGGTTTTCAACGGCGGGGCCGCCAACAGCGGCATCTTCGATAGCCTGTGGGATTCTCTGCAGCTGTTCGTCAATGACTTCTTCTGA
- the groES gene encoding co-chaperone GroES, which translates to MASVNIKPLEDKILVQANEAETTTASGLVIPDTAKEKPQEGTVVAVGPGRWDESGSKRIPLDVAEGDVVVYSKYGGTEIKYGGQEYLILSARDVLAVVSK; encoded by the coding sequence GTGGCGAGCGTGAACATCAAGCCACTCGAGGACAAGATCCTCGTTCAGGCCAACGAGGCCGAGACCACGACCGCTTCCGGTCTGGTCATTCCGGACACGGCCAAGGAGAAGCCGCAGGAAGGCACCGTTGTCGCCGTCGGCCCTGGCCGGTGGGATGAGAGCGGCAGCAAGCGGATCCCGCTGGACGTCGCCGAGGGTGACGTTGTCGTCTACAGCAAGTACGGCGGCACCGAGATCAAGTACGGCGGCCAGGAGTACCTGATCCTGTCCGCGCGCGACGTGCTGGCCGTTGTAAGCAAGTAG
- the tsaE gene encoding tRNA (adenosine(37)-N6)-threonylcarbamoyltransferase complex ATPase subunit type 1 TsaE, with amino-acid sequence MADPQEATLATAEETVALGARLGEQLRAGDVVVLSGPLGAGKTVLAKGIAAALDVDGPVTSPTFVLAREHRARRPGTPAMIHVDLYRLLDETGLDLSAELDSLDLDTELDDAVVVVEWGEGLAERLSDRHLDIRLDRAVDSETRTAIWRWHTP; translated from the coding sequence GTGGCTGATCCGCAGGAGGCGACCCTGGCCACCGCCGAGGAGACCGTCGCGCTGGGAGCCCGGCTGGGCGAACAGCTGCGAGCAGGCGACGTGGTGGTGCTGTCCGGACCGCTGGGGGCTGGAAAAACCGTGTTGGCCAAGGGAATCGCTGCCGCACTCGATGTCGATGGGCCGGTAACCTCGCCGACGTTCGTGCTGGCCCGCGAGCATCGGGCTCGCCGTCCGGGCACCCCGGCGATGATTCACGTCGACCTCTACCGCCTGCTCGACGAGACGGGCCTGGACCTGTCGGCCGAGCTGGATTCGCTGGACCTTGACACCGAACTCGACGACGCCGTTGTCGTGGTGGAGTGGGGCGAAGGACTGGCCGAGCGACTCTCCGACCGGCACCTCGATATCAGGCTGGACCGCGCCGTGGACTCCGAGACGCGCACCGCGATCTGGCGGTGGCACACGCCGTGA
- the alr gene encoding alanine racemase: MTAVSRTSGLLAQALVDLDAIAHNVRVLAEHAGAAGVMAVVKADGYGHGAVQVARAALAAGAAELGVATVDEALTLRAAGIAAPVLAWLHGPHTDFAPALAADVQIAVSSVAQLNELLDAVGCTGRTATVTVKADTGMNRNGVSAADFPELVTALRRAAADDAVRVRGLMSHLACADETANPVNDVQAQRFSDLLRVARDQGLEFPVAHLANSAGAMTRPDLAFDMVRPGIAMYGLSPIPERGDMGLIPAMTLKSLVVLVRPIKAGEAVSYGHTWIAPVDTTVALVPMGYADGVFRPLSGRFDVLINGRRRHSVGRVCMDQFVVDLGPGPVDVTEGDEVILFGSGADGEPLAQDWADALGTIHYEVVNSPRGRVARTYRGTDGR, encoded by the coding sequence ATGACTGCCGTATCCCGAACGTCCGGCCTGCTCGCGCAGGCGCTGGTGGACCTGGACGCCATTGCCCACAACGTGCGGGTGCTGGCCGAACACGCCGGCGCCGCCGGGGTGATGGCTGTGGTCAAGGCCGACGGTTACGGCCACGGCGCGGTCCAGGTGGCCCGCGCCGCGCTGGCCGCCGGCGCGGCGGAACTCGGGGTCGCCACCGTCGACGAGGCCCTGACACTGCGGGCGGCCGGCATCGCCGCACCGGTGCTGGCATGGCTGCACGGGCCGCATACCGACTTCGCTCCCGCTTTGGCCGCCGATGTGCAGATCGCGGTCTCTTCGGTGGCGCAGCTGAACGAGTTGCTCGATGCGGTGGGGTGCACGGGACGGACCGCGACCGTCACGGTCAAGGCCGACACCGGCATGAACCGCAACGGGGTCAGCGCCGCCGACTTCCCGGAACTGGTGACCGCACTGCGGCGAGCCGCCGCCGACGACGCGGTCCGGGTACGTGGCCTGATGTCGCACCTAGCCTGCGCCGATGAGACCGCTAATCCGGTCAACGACGTTCAGGCCCAACGCTTTTCCGATCTGCTGAGGGTGGCGCGCGACCAGGGCCTGGAGTTCCCGGTCGCCCACCTGGCCAACTCGGCCGGGGCCATGACCCGGCCCGATCTGGCCTTCGACATGGTTCGGCCCGGAATAGCCATGTATGGCCTGAGTCCCATCCCCGAGCGTGGTGACATGGGCCTGATTCCGGCGATGACGCTGAAATCGCTTGTGGTGCTGGTCCGTCCGATCAAAGCTGGGGAGGCAGTCTCCTACGGGCACACCTGGATCGCGCCGGTTGACACCACCGTGGCACTGGTGCCGATGGGTTACGCCGACGGGGTGTTTCGACCGCTGAGCGGACGGTTCGACGTGCTGATCAACGGCCGCCGTCGGCACAGCGTCGGACGGGTGTGCATGGATCAGTTCGTCGTCGACCTGGGCCCCGGCCCCGTCGACGTCACCGAGGGGGACGAGGTCATCCTGTTCGGGTCCGGAGCGGACGGCGAACCGCTGGCCCAGGACTGGGCCGACGCGTTGGGCACCATCCACTACGAGGTGGTCAACAGCCCACGTGGGCGAGTCGCCAGGACGTATCGGGGCACTGATGGCCGGTAA
- a CDS encoding C39 family peptidase: protein MFTTMRAVTRSTAAVALITAVAIGGAGIASADPSGQMYGNPGAAAPYWRYQHQEDCGLMAVADVVGQLTGHEPMQIGIELRGLFTPSSDHQGSVYEFDGTSPQDMVVLLSNYGITSELTSGNTLAGLEQSLATGHKVIAGLNAETIWDYPAGQGQRTQADHAVVVTGVDTANNVVHLNDSGTPDGRDEQIPMATFTQAWATGDNLLIVTQATGYGTLPWAPQI from the coding sequence ATGTTTACCACCATGCGCGCCGTGACGCGCTCCACCGCAGCGGTCGCACTGATCACCGCAGTCGCCATCGGCGGGGCCGGGATCGCCTCCGCTGACCCGAGCGGTCAGATGTACGGAAACCCGGGCGCCGCCGCGCCCTACTGGCGCTACCAGCACCAGGAGGACTGCGGGCTGATGGCGGTTGCCGACGTGGTCGGCCAGCTCACCGGCCACGAACCGATGCAGATCGGCATAGAGTTGCGCGGCCTGTTCACCCCGAGCAGCGACCACCAGGGCAGCGTCTACGAATTCGACGGCACCTCACCGCAGGACATGGTGGTGCTGTTGAGCAACTACGGCATCACCTCGGAGCTGACCAGCGGCAACACCCTGGCAGGTCTGGAACAGAGTCTGGCGACCGGGCACAAGGTGATCGCCGGGCTCAACGCCGAGACCATCTGGGACTACCCGGCCGGGCAGGGCCAGCGCACCCAGGCCGACCATGCCGTCGTCGTCACCGGCGTGGATACCGCGAACAACGTGGTGCACCTCAACGACAGCGGCACCCCCGACGGCCGCGACGAGCAGATCCCGATGGCGACCTTCACCCAGGCCTGGGCGACCGGCGACAACCTGCTGATCGTCACCCAGGCGACCGGGTACGGCACGCTGCCGTGGGCGCCGCAAATTTAG
- a CDS encoding ferritin-like domain-containing protein — translation MTTRDKYTDVPTPYSWEVASGGDARFTWEYDDGRARLLSLYQKGKDKQWDAQSRIDWSQDVDPMNPIGLPDEFHPLFGSPMWESADEARRAEMRQHSQAWQFSQFLHGEQGAMVCAAKIVQVVPDLDAKFYAATQTMDEARHVEAFSRFLQEKIGIVYPINKNLTALLDDTLHDSRWDMPYLGMQVLIEGLALAAFGVQRDLAAPDSLAKKVLAYVMQDEARHVAFGRISLKDYYSELTEAERDDREEFVVDACYLMRDRFRGEEVFETLGLDVRECAKWVDASPPMTQFRSHLFSRIVPIVKDIGLWGPKVQKAFRDMGVLDMAGFDIEALMKADEDQAESLERAHAEMAARAVEVNEVITAGAS, via the coding sequence ATGACCACAAGGGACAAGTACACCGACGTGCCCACGCCCTACTCGTGGGAGGTCGCCAGCGGCGGCGACGCGCGCTTCACGTGGGAGTACGACGACGGTCGAGCGCGGCTGCTGTCGCTGTATCAGAAGGGCAAGGACAAGCAGTGGGATGCCCAGTCACGCATCGACTGGTCCCAAGACGTCGACCCGATGAACCCGATCGGGCTGCCCGACGAGTTCCATCCACTGTTCGGCAGCCCGATGTGGGAGTCCGCGGACGAGGCGCGTCGCGCCGAGATGCGCCAGCACTCCCAAGCTTGGCAGTTCTCCCAGTTCCTGCACGGCGAACAGGGCGCGATGGTGTGCGCGGCCAAGATCGTCCAGGTAGTCCCGGATTTGGACGCGAAGTTCTACGCGGCCACCCAGACCATGGACGAGGCTCGGCACGTCGAGGCCTTCTCGCGGTTCCTGCAAGAGAAGATCGGCATCGTCTACCCGATCAACAAGAACTTGACCGCACTGTTGGATGACACCCTGCATGACTCACGCTGGGATATGCCCTATCTCGGTATGCAGGTCCTCATCGAGGGGCTGGCGCTGGCGGCGTTCGGGGTGCAGCGCGACCTGGCGGCGCCGGACTCACTGGCTAAGAAGGTGCTGGCCTACGTGATGCAGGATGAGGCTCGACATGTCGCCTTCGGTCGAATCTCGTTGAAGGACTACTACTCTGAGCTCACCGAGGCTGAACGTGACGACCGCGAAGAGTTCGTGGTAGACGCCTGTTACCTGATGCGCGACCGGTTCCGCGGCGAGGAGGTCTTCGAGACTCTCGGCCTGGACGTCAGGGAATGTGCGAAATGGGTCGACGCGTCACCGCCGATGACGCAGTTCCGTTCGCACCTGTTCAGTCGCATCGTGCCGATCGTCAAGGACATCGGCTTGTGGGGTCCCAAGGTGCAGAAGGCGTTCCGGGACATGGGTGTGCTTGACATGGCCGGCTTCGATATCGAGGCGCTGATGAAGGCCGACGAGGACCAAGCCGAATCCCTGGAACGGGCACACGCCGAGATGGCCGCACGGGCCGTCGAGGTCAACGAGGTGATCACGGCGGGCGCGAGCTAA
- the groL gene encoding chaperonin GroEL (60 kDa chaperone family; promotes refolding of misfolded polypeptides especially under stressful conditions; forms two stacked rings of heptamers to form a barrel-shaped 14mer; ends can be capped by GroES; misfolded proteins enter the barrel where they are refolded when GroES binds), with protein MSKQIEFNEAARRAMEAGVNKLADAVRVTLGPRGRTVVLAKSFGGPTVTMDGVTVARDVDLEDPFENLGAQLVKSVATKTNDVAGDGTTTATVLAQAIISGGLRNVAAGANPIALGAGIAKAADAVSQALLAAAIPVSGKESIAQVATVSSRDEEIGELVGEAMTKVGSDGVVSVEESSTLSTELEITDGVGFDKGFLSAYFVTDFDSQEAVLEDALILLHRDKISSLPDLLPLLEKVVEANKPLLIIAEDVEGEPLSTLVVNAIRKTLKAVAVKAPYFGDRRKAFLEDLAIVTGAQVVNPDVGLTLREAGLDVLGSARRVVVSKDDTVIVDGAGTAEAIAGRVKQLRAEIEATDSDWDREKLEERLAKLAGGVAVIKVGAATETALKERKHRVEDAVAAAKAAVEEGIVTGGGAALVQARAALSGLALTGDEATGVEVFSAALSAPLHWIATNAGVDGAVVTSKVAELPVGQGFNAATLSYGDLATDGVVDPVKVTRSAVLNAASVARMILTTETAVVEKPVEVDEHAGHGHHGHAH; from the coding sequence ATGAGCAAACAGATTGAGTTCAACGAGGCCGCGCGCCGGGCGATGGAAGCCGGCGTGAACAAGCTCGCTGACGCAGTCCGGGTGACACTGGGCCCGCGCGGCCGCACCGTGGTGCTGGCCAAGTCCTTCGGCGGCCCGACGGTGACCATGGACGGCGTCACCGTGGCCCGTGACGTGGACCTGGAAGACCCCTTCGAGAACCTCGGCGCCCAGCTGGTGAAGTCGGTGGCCACCAAGACCAACGACGTGGCCGGCGACGGCACCACCACGGCCACCGTGCTGGCCCAGGCCATCATCTCCGGCGGACTGCGCAACGTCGCGGCCGGCGCCAACCCGATCGCGCTGGGCGCCGGCATCGCCAAGGCCGCCGACGCGGTGTCGCAAGCGCTGCTGGCCGCGGCCATCCCGGTCTCCGGCAAGGAGTCGATCGCGCAGGTGGCCACCGTGTCCTCGCGCGACGAGGAGATCGGTGAGCTGGTCGGCGAGGCGATGACCAAGGTCGGCAGCGACGGCGTGGTCAGCGTGGAGGAGTCCTCGACGCTGTCCACCGAGCTGGAGATCACCGACGGTGTCGGCTTCGACAAGGGTTTCCTGTCGGCGTACTTCGTCACCGACTTCGACTCGCAGGAAGCCGTCCTCGAAGACGCCCTGATCCTGCTGCACCGCGACAAGATCAGCTCGCTGCCGGACCTGCTGCCGCTGCTGGAGAAGGTCGTTGAGGCAAACAAGCCGCTGCTGATCATCGCCGAGGACGTCGAGGGCGAGCCGCTGTCGACCCTGGTGGTCAACGCAATCCGCAAGACGCTCAAGGCCGTTGCCGTCAAGGCGCCCTACTTCGGTGACCGGCGCAAGGCCTTCCTGGAAGACCTCGCGATTGTCACCGGCGCCCAGGTGGTCAACCCCGACGTCGGCCTGACGCTGCGGGAAGCCGGTCTGGACGTGCTGGGCTCGGCCCGCCGGGTGGTGGTCAGCAAGGACGACACCGTGATCGTCGATGGTGCCGGGACTGCCGAGGCCATCGCTGGACGGGTCAAGCAGCTGCGCGCCGAGATCGAGGCGACCGACTCCGACTGGGACCGCGAAAAGCTCGAGGAGCGGCTGGCCAAGCTGGCTGGCGGCGTGGCCGTGATCAAGGTCGGCGCAGCCACCGAGACCGCGCTCAAGGAGCGCAAGCACCGGGTCGAAGACGCGGTGGCGGCGGCCAAGGCTGCGGTTGAGGAGGGCATCGTCACCGGCGGCGGTGCCGCGCTGGTGCAGGCCCGCGCGGCGTTGTCGGGGCTGGCGTTGACCGGCGATGAGGCGACCGGCGTGGAGGTGTTCTCCGCCGCGCTGAGCGCACCGCTGCACTGGATCGCCACCAATGCCGGTGTGGACGGTGCCGTGGTGACCAGCAAGGTCGCCGAGTTGCCGGTCGGGCAGGGCTTCAACGCCGCAACGCTGTCCTACGGCGACCTGGCCACCGACGGCGTCGTCGACCCGGTCAAGGTGACCCGTTCGGCGGTGCTCAACGCCGCCTCGGTCGCGCGGATGATCCTGACGACGGAAACGGCCGTCGTGGAGAAGCCTGTCGAGGTCGACGAGCACGCCGGGCACGGGCATCACGGGCACGCCCACTAG
- a CDS encoding GlsB/YeaQ/YmgE family stress response membrane protein — MNAVAATEFLARSTTLTSVGWIGYIVIGAIAGWIAGMAMKTKYGLLADVVVGVVGALIGGFLLSFVVDTASGGWWFTLFTAILGAIILLWLLRLVGREA; from the coding sequence ATGAACGCAGTGGCGGCCACCGAATTCCTGGCCCGTTCCACAACGTTGACCAGTGTGGGGTGGATCGGCTACATCGTGATCGGTGCTATTGCCGGCTGGATCGCGGGCATGGCCATGAAGACCAAATATGGCCTGCTCGCCGACGTAGTCGTAGGTGTCGTCGGAGCGTTGATCGGCGGGTTCTTGCTCAGCTTCGTCGTGGATACGGCGAGCGGCGGCTGGTGGTTCACCTTGTTCACTGCAATTTTGGGCGCGATCATCCTGCTCTGGTTGCTGCGTCTCGTCGGGCGTGAGGCGTAA
- a CDS encoding alpha/beta hydrolase, whose amino-acid sequence MAGNRRGSRRAGGWLAGVAGLTAVGTIAGSTIARSVTRRTTAEDAYADEDFEILDHDHESVVVTDDGVELAVRDVGPRNAPLTVVFAHGFCLRMGSFHFQRARLAAEWGDQVRMVFYDQRGHGESGIAPPDTYTVPRLGQDLEAVLRAAVPRGPIVLVGHSMGGMTVLAHARQFPQRYGSRIVGAALISSAAKGVSRSPLGQILRNPALEAVQFSVRYAPKLVHRGRGAARGVIAPILRAASYGTDQISPSVVAFSEEMMHSTPVATMVGFLHALEVHDESAALSTLAKIPTLVACGDADLLTPPGYSRAMAATLWDCELVIVPGAGHLVQLEEPDVIDEALVRLVERATPRRGMLTHRLRRKAGRSG is encoded by the coding sequence ATGGCCGGTAATCGGCGCGGGTCGCGGCGGGCCGGCGGTTGGCTCGCGGGGGTGGCCGGCCTGACCGCCGTCGGCACCATCGCCGGGAGCACCATCGCTCGGTCGGTGACACGACGCACCACCGCCGAAGACGCTTACGCCGACGAGGATTTCGAGATCCTCGACCACGACCACGAGTCGGTGGTGGTCACCGATGATGGCGTCGAACTGGCGGTGCGCGACGTAGGTCCGCGCAACGCACCGTTGACTGTGGTGTTCGCGCACGGGTTCTGCCTGCGGATGGGGTCGTTTCACTTTCAGCGGGCGCGGTTGGCGGCCGAGTGGGGCGATCAGGTGCGCATGGTCTTCTACGACCAGCGCGGCCACGGCGAGTCCGGCATCGCGCCGCCGGACACCTACACCGTGCCGCGGCTCGGCCAGGACCTGGAAGCGGTGCTGCGGGCGGCCGTGCCGCGCGGCCCAATAGTGCTGGTGGGGCATTCGATGGGCGGCATGACGGTGCTGGCGCACGCCCGGCAGTTTCCCCAGCGCTATGGCAGCCGGATCGTCGGTGCCGCGTTGATTTCGTCGGCCGCCAAAGGGGTTTCCCGGTCCCCGCTGGGCCAGATTCTGCGTAACCCGGCGCTGGAAGCCGTGCAGTTTAGCGTGCGGTACGCACCGAAGCTGGTGCATCGCGGCCGCGGCGCGGCCCGCGGGGTGATCGCGCCGATCCTGCGTGCCGCCTCCTATGGCACCGACCAGATCAGCCCGAGTGTGGTGGCCTTCTCCGAGGAGATGATGCACTCCACCCCGGTCGCCACCATGGTGGGCTTCCTGCACGCCCTCGAAGTGCACGACGAGAGTGCCGCGCTGTCGACGCTGGCCAAGATCCCTACCCTGGTTGCCTGCGGTGATGCGGACCTGCTCACCCCGCCGGGGTACTCGCGGGCGATGGCGGCCACGTTGTGGGATTGTGAGCTGGTGATTGTGCCCGGGGCCGGGCATTTGGTGCAGTTGGAGGAACCCGATGTCATCGACGAGGCGCTGGTGCGATTGGTGGAGCGGGCCACCCCGCGCCGCGGCATGCTGACGCACCGGTTGCGCCGAAAGGCCGGGCGCAGTGGCTGA